A DNA window from Puntigrus tetrazona isolate hp1 unplaced genomic scaffold, ASM1883169v1 S000000846, whole genome shotgun sequence contains the following coding sequences:
- the rxfp3.2a gene encoding relaxin-3 receptor 1 has translation MQGNSSALAPGLAACGPALDEGDALSNRTALHNLSLRCWLQLLSKESAPELYGDSSSMAMRVVIALVYLIVCALGLVGNLLALYLLQSRHRLKQSSINCFVMSLAVTDLQFVLTLPFWAVDTALDFRWPFGKVMCKIISSVTTMNMYASVFFLTAMSVARYCSLSSSLRMQSPKTASAEVKWASLGIWIVSVVATIPHAVYSTTAQVSDDELCLVRFSDSGSWDPQLLLGLYQTQKVLLGFVIPLVIICVCYLLLLRFVLRRRVSGIPGSESERGRHKRRSKVTRSVTIVVLSFFLCWLPNQALTLWGVLIKFDLVPFSNAFYNAQAYAFPITVCLAHTNSCLNPVLYCLIRQEYRTGLKKLLFRATPSIRNLAKLVYRGKKVAEAPPAVSVVQMEIGM, from the coding sequence ATGCAGGGGAACAGCAGCGCGTTGGCACCGGGTTTGGCGGCGTGCGGACCGGCGCTGGACGAGGGCGATGCGCTGTCGAACCGGACCGCTCTCCACAACCTGTCTCTCCGCTGCTGGCTGCAGCTGCTCTCCAAAGAATCCGCGCCGGAGCTCTACGGCGACAGCTCGAGCATGGCCATGCGCGTCGTGATCGCTCTCGTCTATCTTATCGTGTGCGCTCTGGGGCTCGTCGGGAACCTGTTGGCGCTTTACCTGCTCCAGTCTCGCCACAGACTCAAGCAGTCGTCCATCAACTGTTTCGTCATGAGTCTAGCCGTGACGGACCTGCAGTTCGTCCTGACTCTTCCGTTCTGGGCCGTGGACACCGCGTTGGACTTCAGGTGGCCGTTTGGAAAGGTCATGTGCAAGATCATCAGCTCGGTCACCACTATGAACATGTACGCGAGCGTGTTCTTCCTCACGGCCATGAGCGTTGCGCGCTACTGCTCCTTGTCCTCGTCCCTGCGGATGCAAAGTCCCAAAACGGCCTCGGCAGAGGTCAAGTGGGCCAGTTTGGGAATCTGGATCGTGTCCGTGGTGGCCACCATCCCTCACGCGGTTTACTCCACCACGGCGCAGGTGTCCGACGACGAGCTGTGCCTCGTGCGCTTCTCGGATTCCGGTAGCTGGGACCCGCAGCTGCTTCTGGGTCTGTATCAAACCCAAAAGGTGCTCCTGGGCTTCGTGATTCCGCTGGTCATCATCTGCGTTTGTTACCTGCTCCTGCTGCGCTTCGTTTTGCGGCGGCGCGTCAGCGGGATTCCCGGCTcggagagcgagagaggacGGCACAAGCGCCGATCCAAAGTCACCAGATCGGTCACCATCGTGGTTCTGTCGTTCTTTCTGTGCTGGCTGCCCAACCAGGCTCTGaccctgtggggggtgctcatCAAATTCGACCTGGTGCCGTTCAGCAACGCGTTTTACAACGCGCAGGCCTACGCGTTCCCCATCACCGTGTGCCTGGCGCACACAAACAGCTGCCTGAATCCGGTGCTGTACTGTCTGATCCGCCAGGAGTACCGCACCGGCCTCAAGAAACTGCTATTTAGAGCCACTCCGTCCATCCGGAACCTGGCCAAGCTCGTGTACCGGGGGAAAAAGGTGGCGGAGGCTCCACCTGCGGTGTCCGTGGTGCAGATGGAGATCGGGATGTGA